The Narcine bancroftii isolate sNarBan1 chromosome 6, sNarBan1.hap1, whole genome shotgun sequence genome window below encodes:
- the nupr1b gene encoding nuclear protein 1b: protein MSGHSLHSFEEVHYDTYEYYNLTDYRAGKGRRRNTGQNYRQQRGGGRGRRVAEALFNSELKRKRLRASHQIRAGSAGAVAPLNMMEGTVQPPARFPDWNARG from the exons ATGTCCGGCCACAGTCTGCACTCCTTCGAGGAAGTCCACTACGACACGTACGAGTATTACAACCTGACCGATTACCGGGCAGGCAAGGGGAGGCGCAGGAACACGGGCCAGAACTACCGTCAGCAGAGGGGGGGCGGCCGCGGGCGGAGGGTCGCCGAGGCTCTGTTCAACAGCGAGTTAAAGAGGAAGCGGCTCCGGGCTTCACACCAG ATACGTGCGGGGTCGGCAGGAGCAGTGGCGCCTCTCAATATGATGGAAGGAACCGTTCAACCTCCAGCACGTTTCCCCGACTGGAACGCCAGGGGATAG